A region of Malaclemys terrapin pileata isolate rMalTer1 chromosome 5, rMalTer1.hap1, whole genome shotgun sequence DNA encodes the following proteins:
- the LEPROTL1 gene encoding leptin receptor overlapping transcript-like 1 yields MAGIKALISLSFGGAIGLMFLMLGCALPQYNSQYWPLFVLFFYILSPIPYCIARRLVDETDATSNACKELAIFLTTGIVVSAFGLPIVFARAQLILWGACALVLTGNTVIFATILGFFLVFGSNDDFSWQQW; encoded by the exons ATGGCCGGGATCAAAG CTTTGATTAGTCTGTCCTTTGGGGGAGCAATTGGACTAATGTTCCTAATGCTTGGATGTGCCCTTCCACAGTACAATAG ccAATACTGGCCactgtttgttctgtttttttacaTCCTTTCTCCTATTCCATACTGCATAGCAAGAAGATTAGTAGATGAAACAGATGCTACAAGTAATGCTTGCAAGGAACTAGCAATATTTCTTACAACAGGCATTGTTGTCTCAGCATTTGGACTACCTATAGTATTTGCCAGAGCACAACTG ATTTTGTGGGGAGCATGTGCACTCGTCCTCACAGGGAATACTGTCATCTTTGCTACTATCCTAGGATTTTTCTTGGTCTTCGGCAGCAATGACGACTTCAGCTGGCAGCAGTGGTGA